A section of the Corvus moneduloides isolate bCorMon1 chromosome 29, bCorMon1.pri, whole genome shotgun sequence genome encodes:
- the FAM189B gene encoding protein FAM189B isoform X2: protein MPSPTDSSRSLTGRSSRSLTHLRLQRTWLQVLLVLGLVQAILGVLIVTFSLVAAAITPSTKIRHSCPSWAGFSLALSGLVGIISWKRPLTLVIAFFTLLSVLGVMLSLAGSILSCQNAQLVKTLEACERERDSCVCCQARSEPPPASCSQQSEMLTMFPNPNCRSIRVALKDLLFSVCGLTIFSTIVCTLSAVVCCIQIFSLDIVHVLVPQRSSSVTLECTSPPDTFLQSMMDFEEFVPPVPPPPYYPPEYTCSSETDAQSITYNGSMDSPVPLYPTDFPPSYETVMGLRGDSQATLFDSQLTDGSHACTCDRVPSIVLSGEVSMDSGSLIMSEIMDIPGDSSPSEDSCLLELQGSMRSVDYVLFRSIQRSRADYCLSVDCVQCSHHARSPTLGLQGPFEEMPQPRVRGERSYSCSTAEPGHDGILVGGAVTHSCNRLAGLARCAGPCFPEVRLKDKGSSLQGRGGGRPTDPGAGRPRRNSETSCPSSPAPGLAPRPLLRSHSDPGVPMAGHADFREVLYTKALEDTVSDSSADTGLCSEACLLHRSHCDSPPLLRAGSVGKNKLPPCKKVPQQLSKTTTRSLGDLKGYRGTRGLVARFLQRPKRSLAAGMEVSGHSFHGHKQAPWSAWPGAERPHEGIHLQSCGDLSSTSSLRRLLSARRLERSRPRSLSGACKESAL from the exons ATGCCCTCCCCCACCGACTCCAGCCGCTCGCTGACCGGCCGCAGCTCCCGCAGCCTCACCCACCTCCGCCTTCAGCGCACCTGGCTGCAGGTCCTGCTGGTCCTGGGTCTCGTCCAAGCCATCCTGGGCGTCCTCATCGTCACCTTCAGCCTGGTGGCGGCCGCTATCACGCCCTCCACCAAAATCCGTCACTCCTGCCCGTCCTGGGCCGGCTTCTCG CTGGCACTGTCCGGGCTCGTGGGCATCATCTCCTGGAAGCGGCCGCTCACCCTGGTG ATCGCCTTCTTCACGCTGCTCTCGGTGCTGGGCGTCATGCTGAGCCTCGCCGGCTCCATCCTGTCCTGCCAGAACGCGCAGCTGGTGAAGACCCTGGAGGCCTGCGAGAGG GAGAGGGACTCGTGTGTCTGCTGCCAGGCCCGCTCGGAGCCCCCGcctgcctcctgcagccagcagagcgAGATGCTGACCATGTTCCCCAACCCCAACTGCCGGAGCATCCGTGTGGCACTCAAG GATCTCCTCTTCAGCGTCTGCGGCTTGACCATCTTCTCCACCATCGTCTGCACGCTCTCTGCTGTCGTGTGCTGCATCCAGATCTTCTCCCTCGACATCGTCCACGTG CTGGTCCCACAGCGCTCGAGCTCTGTGACATTGGAGTGCACGTCCCCACCTGACACCTTTCTGCAGAGCATGATGGACTTCGAGGAGTTtgtgcccccagtgccaccgCCCCCCTACTACCCCCCTGAGTACACCTGCAGCTCTGAGACGGACGCGCAGAG CATCACCTACAACGGCTCCATGGACAGCCCCGTGCCCCTCTACCCAACCGACTTCCCCCCATCCTATGAGACTGTGATGGGGCTGCGGGGAGACAGCCAG GCCACCCTGTTTGACTCGCAGCTGACAGACGGCTCCCACGCCTGTACCTGCGACCGCGTCCCCTCCATCGTGCTCAGTGGAGAAG TGTCCATGGACAGCGGGTCCCTGATCATGTCCGAGATCATGGACATCCCCGGGGACAGCAGCCCCTCGGAGGACTCgtgcctgctggagctgcagggctccatGCGCTCCGTCGACTACGTCCTGTTCCGCTCCATCCAGCGCAGCCGCGCCGATTATTGCCTGAGCGTGGACTGCGTGCAGTGCAGCCACCACGCGCGCAGCCCCACGCTGGGCTTGCAGGGCCCCTTCGAGGAGATGCCGCAGCCCCGCGTGCGGGGCGAGCGATCCTATTCCTGCTCCACCGCGGAGCCCGGCCACGACGGCATCCTGGTGGGGGGAGCCGTCACCCACAGCTGCAACCGGCTGGCCGGGCTGGCGCGCTGCGCCGGGCCCTGCTTCCCCGAGGTGCGGCTCAAGGACAAGGGCTCCTCGCTGCAGGGGCGCGGGGGTGGCCGCCCCACGGACCCTGGTGCCGGCCGCCCCCGGCGTAACAGCGAGACCTCCTGCCCCTCGtccccggccccggggctggcCCCGCGCCCGCTCCTGAGGTCACACAGTGACCCCGGCGTCCCGATGGCTGGCCATGCTG attTCAGGGAAGTACTTTATACCAAAGCACTGGAGGACACCGTGTCCGATTCCTCCGCTGATACAG ggctgtgctctgagGCCTGCCTGCTCCACCGTTCCCACTGTGACTCCCCGCCGCTGCTCCGGGCTGGCTCGGTGGGGAAGAACAAGCTGCCACCCTGCAAGAAGGTGCCGCAGCAGCTGTCAAAGACAACCACCCGCTCCCTGGGGGACCTCAAGGGCTACCGGGGCACCCGTGGGCTGGTGGCCAGGTTCCTGCAGAGACCCAAGCGCAGCCTGGCAGCTGGCATGGAGGTGTCTGGGCACAGCTTCCACGGGCACAAACAG GCTCCCTGGAGTGCCTGGCCGGGCGCAGAGCGGCCCCACGAAGGAatccacctgcagagctgcggGGACCTGAGCTCCACCTCGTCCCTGCGCCGGCTCCTGTCCGCGCGCCGGCTGGAGCGCAGCCGCCCCCGGAGCCTCAGCGGGGCCTGCAAGGAGAGCGCGCTCTGA
- the CLK2 gene encoding dual specificity protein kinase CLK2 isoform X3 codes for MDHRRGGARVALKIIKNVEKYKEAARLEINVLEKINEKDPENTNLCVRMFDWFDYHGHMCISFELLGLSTFDFLKDNNYLPYPIHQVRHMAFQVCQAVKFLHDNKLTHTDLKPENILFVNSDYELSYNLEKKRDERSVKSTAIRVVDFGSATFDHEHHSTIVSTRHYRAPEVILELGWSQPCDVWSIGCIIFEYYVGFTLFQTHDNREHLAMMERILGPIPSRMVRKTRKQKYFYHGRLDWDENTSAGRYVRENCKPLRRYLTSEAEDHHRLFDLIESMLEYEPSKRVTLAEALKHPFFDMLGMEPSTKMWDSSRDISR; via the exons ATGGATCACCGGAG GGGTGGTGCACGTGTTGCTctgaaaatcattaaaaatgtagAGAAATACAAAGAGGCTGCTCGACTGGAAATCAACGTGCTGGAGAAAATCAACGAGAAGGATCCTGAGAACACAAA TCTCTGTGTCAGGATGTTTGACTGGTTTGACTACCACGGCCACATGTGCATCTCCTTCGAGCTGCTGGGGCTCAGTACCTTCGATTTCCTGAAGGATAACAACTACCTGCCTTACCCCATCCACCAAGTACGGCACATGGCCTTCCAGGTGTGCCAGGCTGTGAAGT TTCTGCACGACAATAAACTCACCCACACTGACCTCAAGCCAGAGAACATCCTCTTCGTGAACTCTGACTACGAGCTCTCCTACAACCTGGAAAAG AAGCGGGATGAGCGCAGCGTGAAGAGCACGGCCATCAGGGTGGTGGACTTTGGCAGCGCCACGTTTGACCACGAACATCACAGCACCATTGTCTCCACCAGGCACTACCGGGCCCCTGAAGTCATCCTGG AGCTTGGCTGGAGCCAGCCCTGTGATGTGTGGAGTATTGGCTGCATCATCTTTGAGTATTACGTGGGCTTCACCCTTTTCCAG aCACACGACAACCGGGAGCACCTGGCCATGATGGAGAGGATCTTGGGGCCAATTCCTTCTCGGATGGTCCGGAAGACAAG gaaacagaaatatttctaccACGGCCGCCTGGACTGGGACGAGAACACCTCAGCTGGACGCTACGTCCGGGAGAACTGCAAACCACTGCGG CGATACCTGACCTCGGAGGCCGAGGACCATCACCGCCTGTTCGACCTCATCGAGAGCATGCTGGAGTACGAGCCGTCCAAGCGCGTCACCCTGGCTGAGGCCCTCAAGCACCCCTTCTTTGACATGCTGGGCATGGAGCCCAGCACAAAAATGTGGGACTCGAGCCGGGACATCAGCCGGTGA
- the LOC116436561 gene encoding lysosomal acid glucosylceramidase-like — MRCCRAGSERTGSGGAMGAVGALCRRLLLVLLAVNRAAGARPCSPKYFGRDAMVCVCNATYCDTLDPLVLPAIGSYAKYESSKAGKRLERSEGSFQRSLCAPDVVLTLDTTQRFQRVKGFGGSITDAAAINILSLPERAQDHVLRSYFSEEGLEYNLIRLPMASCDFSLHAYTYDDIPYDYELTHFSLRDEDTKLKIPLLHRASAVSKRPLSLYASPWTSPTWLKTSESYVGKGTLKGQAGDRYHKTWANYFIRFLDEYAKHNLTFWAVTAENEPTAGLINNYPFQCLGFTAEQQRDFIAQDLGPALANSSHRHIQLIILDDNRLHLPHWAKVVLEDEKAARYVHGIGIHWYLDFIGPIQDTVLPTHELFPDYFILATEASIGAHFWERDVILGCWERGNQYSHSILTNLNHFVAGWTDWNLALDLEGGPNWVKNYVDSPVIVDSSEGIFYKQPMFYHMGHFSKFIPEGSQRVGLTASKESKKTALEYTAFLRPDGAVVVVVLNRSPQDITFGLADTVGLIAAVAPANSIQTYLWRRQ, encoded by the exons ATGCGGTGCTGCCGGGCCGGCTCCGAgcgcaccgggagcggcggggccaTGGGGGCCGTCGGTGCCCTGTGCcggcggctgctgctggtgctgctggccgTGAACCGGGCCGCAG GCGCCCGGCCCTGCAGCCCCAAGTACTTCGGCCGCGATGCCATGGTCTGCGTCTGCAACGCCACGTACTGCGACACGCTGGACCCCCTGGTCCTGCCGGCCATCGGCTCCTACGCCAAGTACGAGAGCAGCAAGGCCGGCAAGCGGCTGGAGCGGAGCGAGGGGAGCTTCCAGCGCAGCCTCTGTGCCCCAG atgTTGTCCTCACCCTGGACACGACGCAGCGGTTCCAGAGGGTGAAGGGTTTTGGTGGTTCCATCACCGACGCGGCTGCCATCAACATCTTATCCCTGCCGGAGAGAGCGCAGGATCACGTGCTGCGCTCGTACTTCTCTGAGGAAG ggctggagtaCAACCTCATCCGGCTGCCCATGGCCAGCTGCGACTTCTCCCTCCACGCCTACACCTACGATGACATCCCCTACGACTACGAGCTCACCCACTTCAGCCTGCGAGACGAGGACACGAAGCTGAAG aTCCCCCTCCTTCACCGAGCCTCAGCCGTGAGCAAGCGGCCGCTGTCCCTGTATGCCAGCCCCTGGACCTCCCCCACCTGGCTGAAGACCAGCGAGTCCTACGTGGGGAAGGGGACACTgaaggggcaggcaggggacaggTACCACAAGACCTGGGCCAACTACTTCATACG GTTCCTGGATGAATACGCCAAGCACAACCTGACCTTCTGGGCGGTGACAGCAGAGAACGAGCCCACGGCCGGGCTGATCAACAACtaccccttccagtgcctgggCTTCACGGCCGAGCAGCAGCGGGACTTCATCGCTCAGGACCTGGGCCCAGCGCTGGCCAACAGCTCCCACCGCCACATCCAGCTCATCATCCTGGACGACAACCGGCTGCACCTCCCGCACTGGGCCAAAGTG GTCCTGGAGGATGAGAAGGCAGCTCGCTACGTCCACGGCATCGGCATCCACTGGTACCTGGACTTCATCGGCCCCATACAGGACACAGTGTTGCCCACTCATGAGCTCTTCCCTGACTACTTTATCCTGGCCACAGAGGCGTCCATTGGGGCCCATTTCTGGGAGCGGGATGTGatcctgggctgctgggagcGGGGGAACCAGTACAGCCACAGCATCCTGACG AATCTGAACCATTTTGTGGCTGGCTGGACTGACTGGAATCTGGCCCTGGATCTGGAGGGGGGCCCCAACTGGGTCAAGAACTATGTGGACAGCCCCGTCATCGTGGACAGCAGCGAAGGCATCTTCTACAAGCAGCCCATGTTCTACCACATGGGGCACTTCAG TAAATTCATCCCCGAGGGCTCCCAGCGCGTGGGGCTCACCGCCTCCAAAGAGTCCAAGAAGACAGCGCTGGAGTACACGGCGTTCCTGCGGCCCGACGgggctgtggtggtggtggttctGAACCG ctcccctcAGGACATCACCTTCGGGCTGGCGGACACCGTCGGCCTCATCGCAGCCGTGGCTCCGGCCAACTCCATCCAGACCTACCTGTGGCGGCGGCAGTGA
- the SCAMP3 gene encoding secretory carrier-associated membrane protein 3, with translation MAQRGGPAVLPDNPFQDPAVLQAGPSPVLDGYNPFESDAPPPPFQTPSVAPPPPVAAAAQPPRKASPTEPRNYGSYGSQASAAAATAELLKRQEELNRKAEELDRRERELQNAALGGSQTRLNNWPPLPSFCPVKPCFYQDIPVEIPADFQKTVTTMYYLWMASTIALFLNFLSSLAWFCVDTSSGSGFGLSILWALLYTPCSFVCWYRPMYKAFRSDSSFNFFVFFFVFFAQNVMYVLQAIGIPNWGFSGWILSLIALRTNTAVAVMMILVSLSFTAVAVLGIIMLKKIHSLYRRTGASFQKAQEEFAAGVFSNQAVRTAAANAAAGAATNAFRAP, from the exons ATGGCCcagcgcggcggccccgcggtGCTCCCGGACAACCCCTTCCAGGACCCCGCGGTGCTGCAGGCCGggcccagccctgtgctggatGGCTACAACCCCTTCGAGAGCGACGCG ccgccgccgccgttCCAGACCCCTTCGGtagccccgccgcccccggtAGCGGCGGCCGCGCAGCCCCCGCGGAAGGCGAGTCCCACCGAGCCCCGCAACTACGGCTCCTACGGTTCGCAG GCctcggccgccgccgccacgGCGGAGCTGCTGAAGCGGCAGGAGGAGCTCAACCGGAAAGCGGAGGAGCTGGACCGGCGGGAGCGGGAGCTGCAGAACGCGGCCCTCGGCGGTTCCCAGA CGAGGCTCAACAACTGGCCCCCGCTGCCGTCCTTCTGCCCCGTGAAGCCCTGCTTCTACCAGGACATCCCCGTGGAGATCCCTGCTGACTTCCAGAAGACTGTTACGACCATGTACTACCTCTGGATGG CCAGCACCATTGCTCTCTTCCTGAACTTCCTGTCCTCGCTCGCCTGGTTCTGTGTGGACACCTCATCTGGTTCTGGGTTCGGCCTCTCCatcctctgggctctgctctaCACGCCCTGTTCCTTCGTCTGCTGGTATCGGCCCATGTACAAAGCTTTCAG GAGCGACAGTTCCTTCAacttctttgtcttcttcttcGTCTTCTTCGCCCAGAACGTGATGTATGTGCTGCAGGCCATTGGCATCCCAAACTGGGGATTCAG TGGCTGGATCCTGAGCCTGATAGCGCTGCGGACTAACACAGCCGTGGCTGTGATGATGATCCTGGTGTCCTTGTCCTTCACGGCAGTGGCTGTGTTGGGGATCATTATGCTGAAAAAG ATCCACTCTCTGTACCGTCGGACGGGCGCCAGCTTCCAGAAGGCTCAGGAGGAGTTTGCGGCcggggtcttttccaaccaggCCGTGCGCACGGCCGCGGCCAACGCCGCTGCAGGCGCGGCCACCAACGCCTTCCGTGCGCCGTAG
- the FAM189B gene encoding protein FAM189B isoform X1, translated as MPSPTDSSRSLTGRSSRSLTHLRLQRTWLQVLLVLGLVQAILGVLIVTFSLVAAAITPSTKIRHSCPSWAGFSLALSGLVGIISWKRPLTLVIAFFTLLSVLGVMLSLAGSILSCQNAQLVKTLEACERERDSCVCCQARSEPPPASCSQQSEMLTMFPNPNCRSIRVALKDLLFSVCGLTIFSTIVCTLSAVVCCIQIFSLDIVHVLVPQRSSSVTLECTSPPDTFLQSMMDFEEFVPPVPPPPYYPPEYTCSSETDAQSITYNGSMDSPVPLYPTDFPPSYETVMGLRGDSQATLFDSQLTDGSHACTCDRVPSIVLSGEVSMDSGSLIMSEIMDIPGDSSPSEDSCLLELQGSMRSVDYVLFRSIQRSRADYCLSVDCVQCSHHARSPTLGLQGPFEEMPQPRVRGERSYSCSTAEPGHDGILVGGAVTHSCNRLAGLARCAGPCFPEVRLKDKGSSLQGRGGGRPTDPGAGRPRRNSETSCPSSPAPGLAPRPLLRSHSDPGVPMAGHAADFREVLYTKALEDTVSDSSADTGLCSEACLLHRSHCDSPPLLRAGSVGKNKLPPCKKVPQQLSKTTTRSLGDLKGYRGTRGLVARFLQRPKRSLAAGMEVSGHSFHGHKQAPWSAWPGAERPHEGIHLQSCGDLSSTSSLRRLLSARRLERSRPRSLSGACKESAL; from the exons ATGCCCTCCCCCACCGACTCCAGCCGCTCGCTGACCGGCCGCAGCTCCCGCAGCCTCACCCACCTCCGCCTTCAGCGCACCTGGCTGCAGGTCCTGCTGGTCCTGGGTCTCGTCCAAGCCATCCTGGGCGTCCTCATCGTCACCTTCAGCCTGGTGGCGGCCGCTATCACGCCCTCCACCAAAATCCGTCACTCCTGCCCGTCCTGGGCCGGCTTCTCG CTGGCACTGTCCGGGCTCGTGGGCATCATCTCCTGGAAGCGGCCGCTCACCCTGGTG ATCGCCTTCTTCACGCTGCTCTCGGTGCTGGGCGTCATGCTGAGCCTCGCCGGCTCCATCCTGTCCTGCCAGAACGCGCAGCTGGTGAAGACCCTGGAGGCCTGCGAGAGG GAGAGGGACTCGTGTGTCTGCTGCCAGGCCCGCTCGGAGCCCCCGcctgcctcctgcagccagcagagcgAGATGCTGACCATGTTCCCCAACCCCAACTGCCGGAGCATCCGTGTGGCACTCAAG GATCTCCTCTTCAGCGTCTGCGGCTTGACCATCTTCTCCACCATCGTCTGCACGCTCTCTGCTGTCGTGTGCTGCATCCAGATCTTCTCCCTCGACATCGTCCACGTG CTGGTCCCACAGCGCTCGAGCTCTGTGACATTGGAGTGCACGTCCCCACCTGACACCTTTCTGCAGAGCATGATGGACTTCGAGGAGTTtgtgcccccagtgccaccgCCCCCCTACTACCCCCCTGAGTACACCTGCAGCTCTGAGACGGACGCGCAGAG CATCACCTACAACGGCTCCATGGACAGCCCCGTGCCCCTCTACCCAACCGACTTCCCCCCATCCTATGAGACTGTGATGGGGCTGCGGGGAGACAGCCAG GCCACCCTGTTTGACTCGCAGCTGACAGACGGCTCCCACGCCTGTACCTGCGACCGCGTCCCCTCCATCGTGCTCAGTGGAGAAG TGTCCATGGACAGCGGGTCCCTGATCATGTCCGAGATCATGGACATCCCCGGGGACAGCAGCCCCTCGGAGGACTCgtgcctgctggagctgcagggctccatGCGCTCCGTCGACTACGTCCTGTTCCGCTCCATCCAGCGCAGCCGCGCCGATTATTGCCTGAGCGTGGACTGCGTGCAGTGCAGCCACCACGCGCGCAGCCCCACGCTGGGCTTGCAGGGCCCCTTCGAGGAGATGCCGCAGCCCCGCGTGCGGGGCGAGCGATCCTATTCCTGCTCCACCGCGGAGCCCGGCCACGACGGCATCCTGGTGGGGGGAGCCGTCACCCACAGCTGCAACCGGCTGGCCGGGCTGGCGCGCTGCGCCGGGCCCTGCTTCCCCGAGGTGCGGCTCAAGGACAAGGGCTCCTCGCTGCAGGGGCGCGGGGGTGGCCGCCCCACGGACCCTGGTGCCGGCCGCCCCCGGCGTAACAGCGAGACCTCCTGCCCCTCGtccccggccccggggctggcCCCGCGCCCGCTCCTGAGGTCACACAGTGACCCCGGCGTCCCGATGGCTGGCCATGCTG cagattTCAGGGAAGTACTTTATACCAAAGCACTGGAGGACACCGTGTCCGATTCCTCCGCTGATACAG ggctgtgctctgagGCCTGCCTGCTCCACCGTTCCCACTGTGACTCCCCGCCGCTGCTCCGGGCTGGCTCGGTGGGGAAGAACAAGCTGCCACCCTGCAAGAAGGTGCCGCAGCAGCTGTCAAAGACAACCACCCGCTCCCTGGGGGACCTCAAGGGCTACCGGGGCACCCGTGGGCTGGTGGCCAGGTTCCTGCAGAGACCCAAGCGCAGCCTGGCAGCTGGCATGGAGGTGTCTGGGCACAGCTTCCACGGGCACAAACAG GCTCCCTGGAGTGCCTGGCCGGGCGCAGAGCGGCCCCACGAAGGAatccacctgcagagctgcggGGACCTGAGCTCCACCTCGTCCCTGCGCCGGCTCCTGTCCGCGCGCCGGCTGGAGCGCAGCCGCCCCCGGAGCCTCAGCGGGGCCTGCAAGGAGAGCGCGCTCTGA